In Helianthus annuus cultivar XRQ/B chromosome 8, HanXRQr2.0-SUNRISE, whole genome shotgun sequence, a single genomic region encodes these proteins:
- the LOC110869987 gene encoding uncharacterized protein LOC110869987: protein MSSSSSSSDGVLDDMVIAMTHEAINYLREESESSASRTRQPPLEQNRLAAHERLVQNYFCETPLYDDVQFKRRFRMSRRLFVKISNDLAGESPFLTQRVSASRKVGFSGLQKCTTTIRQLAYDTTIDAWDEYLRMSSRMYRESLENFCEGVISLYRRPYLRMPTAADVPLLY from the exons ATGTCTTCTTCGAGCTCCTCATCCGACGGTGTTCTTGACGATATGGTTATCGCCATGACGCATGAGGCGATTAATTATTTGCGAGAAGAATCCGAATCCTCTGCATCGCGTACCAGACAACCGCCTCTTGAACAGAATCGGTTAGCTGCTCATGAACGTCTAGTGCAAAATTATTTTTGTGAAACTCCTTTGTACGATGATGTTCAGTTTAAGCGTAGGTTTCGTATGAGCCGACGACTATTCGTTAAAATTTCCAATGATCTTGCGGGCGAATCCCCTTTTCTCACGCAAAGGGTAAGTGCAAGTCGCAAAGTTGGTTTCTCTGGATTACAAAAGTGTACAACAACAATTAGGCAACTAGCTTACGACACAACGATTGATGCGTGGGATGAATATTTAAGGATGTCGTCAAGAATGTATCGTGAGTCTCTTGAAAATTTTTGTGAAG GTGTAATATCTCTGTACCGGAGACCATATTTGAGGATGCCAACCGCAGCCGACGTTCCACTTCTATACTAG
- the LOC110869989 gene encoding uncharacterized protein LOC110869989, producing the protein MLGSLDCTHWEWAACPTAWKGQHHRGDHDGSTLILQALASQDLWIWHAYFGMAGTNNDIAVLMSSNLFDDVIDGVAPDTSFYANDVQYKYGYYLTEGIYPEWATLVKTLSCLDNKKRLYFKKKQESARKDIERAFGVLKKRWSIIAQPSRILEKSKMRNVMYTCII; encoded by the coding sequence ATGTTGGGTAGTCTTGATTGCACGCACTGGGAATGGGCGGCATGTCCAACCGCTTGGAAAGGGCAACATCATCGTGGTGACCACGATGGTTCTACCCTAATATTACAAGCACTCGCTTCTcaagatttatggatttggcatgcttaCTTTGGCATGGCTGGTACGAACAATGACATTGCAGTTTTAATGTCCTCGAATCTATTCGACGATGTCATAGACGGTGTTGCACCAGATACTTCATTCTATGCAAACGACGTGCAGTATAAGTATGGCTACTATCTCACGGAGGGTATTTATCCCGAGTGGGCGACGTTGGTAAAAACTCTTTCTTGTCTAGATAACAAAAAAAGATTGTATTTCAAGAAAAAACAAGAGTCAGCAAGAAAAGATATCGAGCGGGCTTTCGGTGTGTTAAAGAAAAGATGGTCTATCATCGCCCAGCCGTCGAGGATACTTGAAAAAAGTAAAATGAGAAACGTCATGTATACGTGTATCATTTAG